The Takifugu flavidus isolate HTHZ2018 chromosome 21, ASM371156v2, whole genome shotgun sequence genome has a window encoding:
- the LOC130518335 gene encoding zinc finger and BTB domain-containing protein 12-like yields the protein METLCFRLPGHGDTALEHMNSLRCSKHFCDITIVASNKQTFKGHKVVLAACSPFLRDQFLLNPSPNLQVSVLYSSTVLCDLLKSCYTGSLQFNSEEIVNYLTAASYLQMDYIVECCRGALRKIMQLKNPSLSKVTSGDHPCQPLTVGRSRQSASTHELAPAQPHSPRSPPAENSADVCTQDRVHQDDQTLLDEQYIKVNVSDDGEETQQEEYEKFSVYIPKEAAKRTEEESSDVPHEAFCPETGGATDRECNLNLADDDSGVPRVRGTGKGRGRGFKRRRLPSLQEKRAAETDRHQDLWYLAAAGMGGAFGMDYIQEGLKAGGLMPTDFPHLDTALGESEGEKASSTSASSLTQYCMEDPSGGACEGSSGGAAHQGVDESVAVVGSTSSVAGPVICEQCGMTFPSVQALTVHTCTAHPLYSCPCCAKQFHHSANLTRHMAVHRGAGKCHQCPLCYKTFTQKSTLIDHMNLHSGERPHHCAYCHARFAHKPALRRHLKELHGKTTAQNFLYEQQEQERGKGIQEGGQDPPALA from the exons ATGGAGACGCTGTGTTTCCGGTTGCCGGGCCATGGGGACACAGCGCTGGAACACATGAATTCACTGAGGTGCAGCAAACACTTCTGTGACATCACCATTGTAGCCAGCAACAAGCAGACCTTCAAGGGCCATAAGGTGGTGCTTGCTGCCTGCTCGCCATTTTTGCGTGACCAGTTCCTCCTCAATCCCTCCCCCAATCTCCAG GTGTCGGTGCTCTACAGCTCCACCGTGTTGTGCGACCTCCTCAAGTCCTGCTACACCGGCAGCTTGCAGTTTAACTCGGAGGAGATCGTCAACTACCTCACCGCTGCTAGTTACCTGCAGATGGATTATATAGTGGAGTGTTGCCGTGGAGCCCTGAGGAAGATAATGCAGCTAAAGAACCCAAGTCTATCCAAG GTGACTTCGGGCGACCACCCGTGTCAGCCTTTAACTGTCGGTAGGAGTCGCCAGTCTGCCTCCACACACGAACTCGCCCCCGCGCAGCCACACAGTCCCCGTTCACCCCCGGCAGAGAACAGTGCTGACGTGTGTACGCAGGACCGTGTGCACCAAGATGACCAAACCTTATTGGATGAGCAGTATATTAAG GTAAATGTAtcagatgatggagaggagacCCAACAGGAAGAGTATGAGAAGTTTAGTGTTTACATCCCTAAAGAAGCAGCAAAAAGAACTGAGGAGGAATCCTCGGATGTTCCTCATGAGGCGTTTTGTCCAGAGACGGGCGGCGCCACAGACAGGGAATGCAACCTAAATCTAGCAGATGATGATAGTGGTGTTCCAAGAGttcggggaacaggcaaggggagggggcggggcttcaagAGGAGAAGGTTGCCTTCGCTGCAGGAGAAACGAGCTGCTGAGACGGACCGCCATCAGGACCTATGGtatctggctgctgcagggatgGGAGGGGCTTTTGGGATGGACTACATTCAAGAGGGGCTAAAGGCGGGGGGTCTGATGCCGACCGATTTTCCACATTTAGACACGGCCCTTGGGGAGAGTGAAGGAGAAAAGGCTTCCTCAACATCTGCCAGCAGTTTGACACAGTATTGCATGGAGGACCCCAGTGGCGGAGCCTGTGAGGGCAGTTCAGGGGGGGCTGCACACCAGGGAGTGGACGAGTCTGTGGCGGTGGTGGGCTCCACCTCCAGTGTAGCTGGACCAGTAATCTGTGAGCAATGTGGCATGACGTTCCCTTCAGTCCAGGCGTTAACGGTCCACACCTGCACCGCTCACCCCCTGTACTCCTGCCCGTGCTGCGCTAAACAGTTCCACCACTCTGCTAACCTGACGCGACACATGGCCGTGCACAGAGGTGCTGGCAAATGCCACCAGTGCCCTCTTTGCTACAAGACCTTCACTCAAAAATCCACCCTCATCGATCACATGAACCTCCACAGTGGCGAGCGGCCACACCATTGTGCGTACTGCCACGCACGCTTCGCACACAAACCCGCATTACGGCGACACCTGAAGGAACTGCACGGGAAAACGACAGCGCAGAACTTCCTGTATgagcaacaggaacaggagagaggaaaaggaatccaggagggggggcaggatcCTCCAGCTCTGGCATAA
- the nelfe gene encoding negative elongation factor E, giving the protein MVSFPTTMTEEEEALQKKYAKLKKKKKALLALKKQSSTTQTNQSGLKRTLSDQPVVDTAMATEQAKMLIKSGAISAIKSENKNSGFKRSRMLEIKLKDPEKGPVPAFLPFQRSVSADDEPESAKRVHRKSLYESFVSSSDRYRDEDDGGGMSSSREMDRERERDRDLDRERDRERDRDRERDRGRERDRDRDRERDRDRSRERERDRDRDRDRDGPFRRSDSYPERRGVRKGNTVYVYGSGLTEDSLRSAFSQHGNIIDLSMDNPRNCAFITFEKMESADQAVAELNGSTVGDVYIKVSIARKQPMLDAATGKSVWASLAVQNSTKGSYRDKRNQVVYNEDLF; this is encoded by the exons ATGGTGTCGTTCCCAACTACAAtgacggaggaagaggaggctctgCAGAAAAAATATGCTAAACTTAAGAAAAAG AAAAAGGCCCTTCTTGCATTGAAGAAGCAGAGTTCAACCACTCAGACTAACCAGAGTGGTTTGAAACGGA CGTTGTCCGACCAGCCTGTCGTTGACACTGCGATGGCGACCGAACAGGCAAAGATGCTGATCAAGTCGGGCGCCATCAGCGCCATTAAATCGGAGAACAAGAATTCAGGCTTTAAACGCTCTCGAATGCTGGAAATCAAACTCAAG GACCCTGAAAAAGGCCCAGTTCCGGCTTTTCTACCGTTCCAAAGGAGCGTCTCTGCAGATGATGAGCCAGAG tCTGCAAAAAGAGTGCACCGAAAATCATTGTATGAAAG CTTTGTGAGTTCAAGTGACCGCTACAGAGACGAGGACGATGGAGGCGGCATGTCGTCCAGCCGTGAAATGGACCGAGAACGAGAGCGCGACAGAGACCTGGACAGGGAGCGGGACAGAGAgcgggacagggacagagagagagacagaggcagagagagagacagggatcgggacagagagagagacagggaccGAAGCAGAGAACGAGAGCGAGACAGAGAtcgggacagggacagagacggACCGTTCAGAC GGTCGGACTCGTACCCTGAGAGGCGGGGAGTGAGGAAGGGCAACACGGTGTACGTTTATGGCTCCGGGCTCACCGAGGACAGCCTGCGCTCTGCCTTCTCCCAGCATGGAAACATCATCGACCTCTCCATGGACAACCCACGCAA TTGTGCATTCATTACATTTGAGAAGATGGAGTCTGCAGACCAAGCTGTAGCGGAG CTGAATGGAAGCACAGTGGGAGACGTTTACATCAAAGTCAGTATTGCCAGGAAACAGCCCATGTTGGATGCTGCCACTGGCAAATCAGTGTGGGCCTCACTGG CGGTCCAGAACAGCACTAAAGGATCCTATCGGGACAAGAGGAATCAAGTTGTGTACAATGAGGATTTGTTTTGA